The proteins below come from a single Triticum aestivum cultivar Chinese Spring chromosome 5D, IWGSC CS RefSeq v2.1, whole genome shotgun sequence genomic window:
- the LOC123125172 gene encoding zinc finger MYM-type protein 1-like encodes MEEEHENLMPTEQVEEQTTDSVEAIVEENVEVHGVEGITIFSEDYINGDPGLRIPLDSFAPNIRDDVRFAYIRMGATQPTSCTFLPNRDGRCFRPQWYKDFEWLEYSVDKHKAYCFYCYLFKHDRMDDKFGHDVFSKLGFDCWKNAVAAFRKHVGGPCSIHNISKTACDDFKNQRASVKSKVTTYSKGSLVKYETRVDTSLAIVSYLALQGEPFRGHDESTSSLNKGNFLELLDWVKERIPEVKVAFDELCPKNAQMTSGKIQKILVSHCANAVTKAIKEEMGDCLFSVLIDECRDISVKEQMAVVIRYLSKQGETIERFLGIKHVPDTTSASLKKALLEVFAKHGLVVARLRGQGYDGASNMRGEFNGLQKLIRDENPYAFYIHCFAHQLQLVVVAVSRCCKGVEDFFEYVTMISNLSTSSCKRKDKLLDKQKQVLLDKIRGGEMPTGRGKNQETSLVRPGDTRWGSHYTTLSRIESMWDAVIEVLGIVEDDVRVPCRAGGLVHQMETFSFVFILKMMLKILRMTNDLSLLLQKKDQNVVQAMSLVTDVRTRLINWRNDGWEPLLEDVKAFCTKNDIPIPNMDDMFTKWGKSRKGGRNNVTADHFFRVDTFYAAIDSITTEFDHRFNEVSSELLQNFSCLDPRNSFSRFNVNKLARLTEIYCEDFSDYEREHIVDNLELFIIHMRRIEEFRACHDIASLAKKMVELERHVMFPAVYRLIELALLLPVATATVERAFSSMKIIKTELRSKMSDGWLNDLMVCYIERAIFKSIDLDKIKEDFQKEGRALPLPGSSTRH; translated from the exons ATGGAAGAAGAGCATGAAAATTTGATGCCAACCGAACAAGTGGAAGAACAAACTACCGATTCCGTCGAAGCTATAGTGGAAGAGAATGTTGAAGTTCACGGGGTTGAAGGTATAACTATTTTTAGTGAAGATTACATAAATGGTGATCCAGGCCTTCGCATTCCACTTGATAGTTTTGCCCCCAACATTAGAGATGATGTTAGATTTGCTTATATCCGAATGGGTGCAACTCAACCAACTAGTTGCACTTTCCTCCCAAATAGAGATGGAAGATGCTTCCGGCCACAATGGTATAAGGATTTTGAGTGGTTGGAATATAGTGTGGATAAGCATAAGGCATATTGCTTCTATTGTTATCTTTTTAAGCATGACCGAATGGATGATAAATTTGGGCATGATGTTTTCTCCAAATTGGGTTTTGACTGTTGGAAAAATGCGGTTGCAGCATTCCGTAAACATGTTGGTGGGCCATGTAGCATCCACAATATTTCAAAAACAGCATGTGATGATTTTAAAAATCAAAGGGCAAGTGTGAAAAGTAAAGTTACAACTTACAGCAAAGGTTCACTAGTCAAGTATGAAACTCGTGTGGATACATCTTTGGCCATTGTAAGTTATCTAGCATTGCAAGGTGAACCATTTCGTGGACACGATGAATCCACTTCTTCTTTGAACAAGGGGAATTTTTTGGAGCTACTTGATTGGGTGAAAGAAAGAATTCCAGAAGTGAAGGTTGCATTTGATGAGCTATGCCCTAAGAATGCCCAAATGACTTccggaaaaattcaaaaaatccttGTTTCTCATTGTGCAAATGCGGTCACCAAAGCAATCAAAGAAGAGATGGGTGATTGTCTTTTCTCCGTTCTTATTGATGAGTGCCGTGATATATCGGTGAAAGAACAAATGGCCGTGGTTATTAG GTACTTGAGCAAACAAGGAGAGACTATTGAACGTTTTTTAGGTATTAAGCATGTCCCGGACACAACATCTGCTTCTTTAAAGAAGGCATTGTTGGAGGTTTTTGCTAAACACGGTCTAGTTGTTGCACGACTACGAGGGCAAGGGTATGATGGGGCATCTAATATGAGAGGAGAATTCAATGGCCTTCAGAAGTTAATTCGAGATGAGAACCCATATGCTTTCTATATCCATTGCTTTGCCCACCAACTGCAGTTGGTAGTTGTTGCTGTTTCGAGATGCTGCAAGGGTGTTGAGGATTTTTTTGAATATGTGACCATGATATCTAATCTCAGTACGTCATCTTGCAAGAGGAAGGATAAATTGCTTGACAAGCAAAAACAGGTTCTTTTGGATAAGATTAGGGGAGGTGAGATGCCCACAGGAAGAGGCAAAAATCAAGAAACATCCTTGGTCAGACCTGGAGATACAAGATGGGGCTCTCATTACACAACCTTATCTCGCATTGAATCAATGTGGGATGCAGTCATAGAAGTTTTGGGCATTGTTGAGGATGATGTGCGTGTTCCATGTAGAGCAGGAGGTTTGGTTCATCAAATGGAGACTTTTAGCTTTGTGTTCATCCTGAAGATGATGCTAAAGATCCTTCGTATGACAAATGATTTGTCTCTTCTATTGCAAAAGAAGGATCAAAATGTTGTTCAG GCAATGTCATTGGTTACGGATGTGAGAACACGTTTGATCAATTGGAGAAATGATGGTTGGGAGCCACTCTTGGAAGATGTCAAAGCCTTTTGCACCAAAAACGACATTCCAATACCAAATATGGATGACATGTTTACAAAGTGGGGAAAATCAAGAAAAGGTGGACGAAACAATGTCACAGCTGATCATTTTTTTCGTGTGGACACCTTCTATGCTGCCATAGACTCCATCACCACAGAGTTTGATCATCGTTTCAATGAGGTATCTTCAGAGCTGCTCCAGAACTTCTCTTGTCTTGACCCaagaaactccttttctaggttCAATGTGAATAAGCTTGCTAGACTCACAGAGATTTATTGTGAGGATTTCTCAGATTATGAACGTGAACATATAGTTGATAACCTCGAGCTATTCATTATCCATATGAGAAGAATTGAAGAATTTAGAGCTTGTCATGATATTGCAAGCCTAGCTAAAAAgatggttgaacttgaaaggcatgtCATGTTTCCTGCTGTTTATCGCCTCATTGAGTTGGCATTGCTACTACCGGTAGCGACGGCAACAGTTGAAAGAGCCTTCTCATCAATGAAAATCATCAAGACTGAGTTGCGCAGCAAGATGTCTGATGGCTGGCTTAATGACTTGATGGTGTGTTACATTGAGCGAGCGATCTTCAAAAGTATTGATCTTGATAAAATTAAGGAAGATTTTCAGAAGGAAGGTAGGGCACTGCCATTGCCTGGGTCTTCTACACGCCATTAA